In one window of Bradyrhizobium sp. AZCC 1721 DNA:
- a CDS encoding cysteine-rich CWC family protein, whose protein sequence is MTDRLENAPSRRLACAGCGNEFGCNLSGPCWCNDETFRLPMPLDGSDCLCPECLRKLASQRAGAGAA, encoded by the coding sequence ATGACAGATCGTTTGGAAAATGCGCCATCGCGCCGCCTCGCCTGCGCCGGCTGCGGCAACGAATTCGGCTGCAACCTGTCCGGCCCCTGCTGGTGCAACGACGAGACGTTCCGCCTGCCGATGCCGTTGGACGGTAGCGATTGTCTCTGTCCGGAGTGCCTGCGCAAACTCGCTAGCCAGCGCGCCGGCGCGGGTGCGGCGTGA
- a CDS encoding DUF1501 domain-containing protein, protein MTSMETTMGCCEDLRSSPTTRRAVLLGGASFAAWAYLPKFARAADGRDPRLVLVILRGALDGLATVAPTGDPDYAGLHGAIALSSSGSNAALPLDNFFSLHPAMPEFSRMYREKKAAVIHAVATPYRDRSHFDGQDVLESGFSGPGRVQSGWLNRALEGLPKGERVTSGLAVGPITPLVLRGAAPTVGWAPLALPQASEDTAMRLLDLYSHRDAALGSALKQGLALDKAAQGDDMKPKPGTGGVAAMRLAARGAARLMAADNGPRIGALAFDGWDTHANEGGPVGRLAQLLGGLDGALAEFEAALGLRWRDTVIVVATEFGRTARINGTQGTDHGTGTVALLAGGAVNGGRVIADWPGLKPASLHQGRDLAPTTDLRAVMKGVLKDQFGLAEQVLADSVFPESAKVKPMQGLVG, encoded by the coding sequence ATGACGTCCATGGAAACGACAATGGGTTGCTGCGAGGACCTGCGATCATCGCCGACAACGCGGCGGGCCGTGCTGCTCGGCGGCGCGTCCTTTGCGGCGTGGGCCTACCTGCCGAAGTTCGCGCGCGCGGCCGACGGCCGCGATCCGCGTCTGGTGCTCGTGATCCTGCGCGGCGCACTCGACGGGCTCGCCACCGTCGCTCCAACAGGCGACCCCGACTACGCCGGCCTGCACGGCGCGATCGCGTTGTCATCGAGCGGATCGAACGCGGCGCTGCCGCTCGACAATTTCTTCTCACTGCATCCGGCGATGCCGGAATTTTCGCGGATGTATCGTGAGAAGAAGGCCGCGGTGATCCACGCGGTGGCGACGCCCTACCGCGACCGTTCGCATTTCGACGGGCAGGACGTGCTCGAAAGCGGCTTTTCCGGCCCCGGCCGGGTGCAGTCCGGCTGGCTCAACCGCGCGCTGGAAGGTCTGCCGAAGGGCGAGCGGGTGACGAGCGGGCTCGCAGTCGGCCCGATCACGCCGCTGGTGCTGCGCGGCGCGGCGCCGACCGTCGGCTGGGCGCCGCTCGCGTTGCCGCAGGCCAGCGAGGACACCGCGATGCGGCTGCTCGACCTCTATTCTCACCGCGATGCCGCGCTGGGCTCGGCGCTGAAGCAGGGCCTCGCGCTCGACAAGGCCGCGCAGGGCGACGACATGAAACCAAAGCCCGGCACCGGCGGCGTGGCCGCGATGCGGCTGGCGGCGCGCGGCGCGGCCCGATTGATGGCGGCCGACAATGGTCCGCGGATCGGCGCACTCGCCTTCGACGGCTGGGACACGCATGCCAATGAAGGCGGCCCGGTCGGCCGTCTGGCGCAACTGCTCGGCGGCCTCGACGGCGCACTCGCCGAATTCGAAGCCGCGCTGGGACTGCGCTGGCGCGACACGGTGATCGTGGTCGCCACCGAGTTCGGCCGCACCGCGCGCATCAACGGCACGCAAGGCACGGATCACGGCACCGGTACCGTCGCGCTACTCGCCGGCGGCGCGGTGAACGGCGGGCGGGTGATCGCGGACTGGCCGGGGCTGAAGCCGGCGAGCCTCCATCAGGGCCGCGACCTCGCGCCGACCACCGATCTGCGCGCGGTGATGAAAGGCGTGCTGAAGGATCAGTTCGGGCTGGCTGAGCAGGTGTTGGCGGACAGCGTGTTCCCGGAGAGCGCCAAGGTGAAGCCGATGCAGGGATTGGTGGGGTAG
- a CDS encoding DUF1800 domain-containing protein, with translation MARDSQAALVALNRFGFGARGGASGDVLDAASDPRGFVKAELGRPNRVLLEVPGLQSTPALGKAVFDYQFEIQQAREAAKSAAPPAAGEGASSPPDAKAQRRNLSLNGIAMEMAPKESPRESQAKPAENPGAMAPAETMQPNAPKPPPQPLNIIQKTFRAEALARLQRAVIADGGFAERLVVFWSNHFCISANKGGPARMWAGSFEREAIRPHVLGRFADMLKAVEQHPAMLFFLDNQQSLGPDSRAGKNRNRGLNENLAREILELHTLGVGGGYSQDDVTSLANVITGWTYAGRLGQLGAPGTFVFNANAHQPGAQRVMGKVYDADGVAQGEAVLADIARHPSTAKFIATKFARHFVADDPPAALVARLADVFMKTDGDLKALALALVDSDEAWSAPLTKIRSPYEFLVAAGRLLAQIPNNPNLYLAGLRALGQPLWSPAGPNGFPDSNAAWLAPEGMKLRLDISTQIASRLAEGVDPRDLLELAAADTASVETRRTVERAESRQQALALLLMSPEFQRR, from the coding sequence ATGGCCCGCGATTCGCAAGCAGCCCTCGTTGCGCTCAATCGCTTCGGCTTCGGCGCGCGCGGCGGGGCATCTGGCGATGTTCTCGACGCCGCATCCGATCCGCGCGGTTTCGTCAAGGCGGAACTCGGCCGTCCCAATCGCGTGCTGCTCGAAGTGCCGGGGCTGCAGTCGACGCCCGCGCTCGGCAAGGCGGTGTTCGACTATCAGTTCGAAATCCAGCAGGCCCGCGAGGCTGCCAAATCGGCCGCGCCGCCGGCTGCAGGCGAAGGCGCGTCGTCGCCACCAGATGCGAAGGCGCAGCGGCGAAACCTGTCCCTCAACGGCATCGCCATGGAGATGGCGCCCAAGGAGTCACCCAGGGAGTCACAGGCCAAGCCGGCGGAGAATCCCGGCGCGATGGCACCGGCGGAAACGATGCAGCCCAATGCGCCAAAGCCGCCGCCACAACCGCTCAACATCATCCAGAAAACCTTTCGCGCCGAGGCGCTGGCGCGGCTGCAGCGCGCCGTCATCGCCGATGGCGGATTTGCCGAGCGGCTTGTCGTGTTCTGGTCGAATCATTTCTGCATTTCCGCCAACAAGGGCGGGCCGGCGCGGATGTGGGCCGGCTCGTTCGAGCGCGAGGCGATCCGCCCGCACGTGCTCGGACGTTTCGCCGATATGCTGAAGGCGGTCGAGCAGCATCCGGCGATGCTGTTCTTCCTCGATAACCAGCAATCGCTGGGCCCGGATTCGCGCGCCGGGAAAAACCGCAACCGCGGACTGAATGAAAATCTCGCCCGCGAGATACTTGAGTTGCATACGCTCGGCGTCGGCGGCGGCTATTCGCAGGACGATGTGACGTCGCTGGCGAACGTCATCACGGGCTGGACCTATGCCGGAAGGCTGGGCCAGCTCGGCGCGCCCGGCACCTTCGTGTTCAATGCCAATGCGCACCAGCCGGGCGCGCAGCGGGTGATGGGCAAGGTCTACGATGCCGACGGCGTGGCGCAGGGCGAGGCGGTGCTGGCGGATATCGCGCGGCATCCCTCGACGGCGAAATTCATCGCGACCAAATTCGCGCGCCATTTCGTGGCCGACGATCCGCCGGCCGCGCTGGTGGCGCGGCTCGCCGATGTCTTCATGAAAACCGACGGCGATCTCAAGGCGCTGGCGCTGGCGCTGGTCGATTCCGACGAGGCCTGGAGCGCGCCGCTCACCAAGATCCGCTCGCCTTACGAATTTCTCGTCGCGGCCGGCCGGCTGCTGGCGCAGATTCCGAACAATCCCAACCTCTATCTCGCCGGCCTGAGGGCGCTCGGTCAGCCATTATGGTCGCCGGCCGGGCCAAACGGATTTCCCGACAGCAACGCCGCATGGCTGGCGCCGGAGGGCATGAAACTGCGCCTCGATATTTCAACGCAGATAGCATCGAGGCTCGCCGAGGGCGTCGATCCGCGCGACCTGCTCGAGCTCGCGGCCGCCGATACTGCGTCAGTGGAGACGCGGCGGACCGTCGAGCGCGCGGAATCGCGGCAGCAGGCGCTGGCACTGTTGTTGATGTCGCCGGAATTCCAGAGGAGATGA
- a CDS encoding GNAT family N-acetyltransferase yields MPGDLTIRFVTCQDYAQWLPLWDGYNAFYGRSNATALASEITAMTWARFFDAYEPVHALVAESGGELLGLTHYLFHRSTTMIEPNCYLQDLFTSATVRGKGVGRALIDGVYDQARRAGCSRVYWQTHETNHTAMQLYDKVADRSGFVVYRKML; encoded by the coding sequence ATGCCCGGCGACCTCACCATCCGCTTCGTCACCTGCCAGGACTACGCGCAATGGCTACCGCTATGGGACGGCTACAACGCCTTCTATGGCCGTTCGAACGCGACCGCGCTGGCGTCCGAGATCACGGCGATGACATGGGCGCGCTTTTTCGATGCTTATGAGCCGGTGCATGCGCTGGTGGCCGAGAGCGGCGGCGAACTGCTCGGGCTGACGCATTATCTGTTTCACCGTTCTACGACCATGATCGAGCCGAACTGCTACCTGCAGGACCTCTTCACCAGCGCAACAGTGCGCGGCAAGGGCGTCGGCCGTGCGCTCATCGATGGCGTATACGATCAGGCCAGACGCGCAGGATGTTCCCGCGTCTATTGGCAAACGCACGAGACCAACCACACTGCGATGCAGCTCTACGACAAGGTGGCGGACCGCTCCGGCTTCGTCGTGTACCGGAAGATGCTCTGA
- a CDS encoding pyridoxal phosphate-dependent aminotransferase — protein MPFLSAALARVKPSATISVTDKARALKAAGRNVIGLGAGEPDFDTPANIKLAAIRAIEAGKTKYTDVGGIPELKEAIINKFRRENGLTYKPNQIIVGTGGKQVLYNALMATLNPGDEVIIPAPYWVSYPEMVALAGGESVPVVCPASSGFKLRPEDLEKAITPKTKWIILCSPSNPTGAAYTRAELKAITDVLVKHPHVWVMTDDMYEHLVYDDFQFATPAQVEPKLYERTLTVNGVSKAYCMTGWRIGYAGGPADLIKAMATIQSQSTSNPSSIAQWASVEALNGPQDFIPVHNKMFKERRDLVVSMLNQAKGIECPRPEGAFYVYPSCAGTIGKTSPSGKVIGNDEDFVTELLESEGVAVVQGSAFGLGPAFRISYATKTSDLEDACKRIQRFCGNLR, from the coding sequence ATGCCCTTCCTGTCCGCCGCCCTCGCCCGTGTGAAGCCGTCCGCGACCATCTCGGTCACGGACAAAGCGCGCGCGCTGAAAGCGGCGGGCCGCAACGTCATCGGCCTCGGCGCCGGCGAGCCGGATTTCGACACGCCGGCCAACATCAAGCTGGCGGCGATCCGCGCCATCGAGGCCGGCAAGACCAAGTACACCGATGTCGGCGGCATTCCGGAGCTGAAGGAAGCCATCATCAACAAATTCCGGCGCGAGAACGGCCTGACCTACAAGCCGAACCAGATCATCGTCGGCACCGGCGGCAAGCAGGTGCTCTACAACGCGCTGATGGCAACCCTCAATCCGGGCGACGAGGTGATCATCCCGGCGCCGTACTGGGTGAGCTACCCGGAAATGGTGGCGCTGGCCGGCGGCGAGTCGGTCCCCGTCGTGTGCCCGGCGTCGAGCGGCTTCAAGCTGCGGCCCGAGGATCTGGAAAAGGCAATCACGCCGAAGACCAAATGGATCATCCTGTGCTCGCCGTCGAACCCGACCGGTGCCGCGTACACGCGCGCCGAACTCAAGGCGATCACCGACGTACTGGTGAAGCATCCGCATGTCTGGGTGATGACCGACGACATGTACGAGCATCTGGTCTATGACGACTTCCAGTTCGCGACGCCTGCGCAGGTCGAGCCGAAACTCTACGAGCGCACTCTGACAGTGAACGGCGTGTCGAAGGCCTATTGCATGACTGGCTGGCGCATCGGTTACGCCGGCGGCCCGGCCGACCTGATCAAGGCGATGGCGACCATCCAGTCGCAATCGACATCGAACCCGTCGTCGATCGCGCAGTGGGCGTCCGTCGAAGCGTTGAACGGTCCGCAGGATTTCATCCCGGTGCATAACAAGATGTTCAAGGAGCGCCGCGACCTCGTGGTTTCGATGCTGAACCAGGCCAAGGGCATCGAATGTCCGCGACCGGAAGGCGCGTTCTACGTCTATCCGTCCTGCGCCGGCACCATCGGCAAGACCTCGCCGTCAGGCAAGGTGATTGGCAATGACGAGGATTTTGTCACGGAATTGCTGGAGAGCGAAGGCGTCGCCGTCGTGCAGGGATCCGCGTTCGGTCTCGGCCCGGCGTTCCGCATCTCCTACGCGACCAAGACCTCCGACCTCGAAGATGCCTGCAAGCGCATCCAACGCTTCTGCGGCAACTTGAGATAA
- a CDS encoding aldo/keto reductase — protein sequence MQIRNLGGSGLRVSAVGLGCNNFGQRTDLETSRKVIHKAIDLGITLFDTADIYAGMGGSETVLGTVLGDRRKDIVLATKYAKPMATDGTKQGASRRYIMSAVEASLNRLKTDYIDLYQQHEYDPLTPMEETLRALDDLVRQGKVRYIGNSNFPAWRIAEAEMMARQMNVNRFVSCQDEYSLVVRGIENDLLPAAQEYKLGLLPFFPLASGLLTGKYKRGTDAPADTRFAKAPALKDRYVTARNEDIVEKLQTFAMERGHTMLELAFSWLAQRPQVASVIAGATRVEQVEQNVKAIGWTLSAAEMAEVDRITN from the coding sequence ATGCAAATTCGCAACCTCGGCGGCTCCGGCCTGCGTGTTTCCGCCGTCGGCCTCGGCTGCAACAATTTCGGCCAGCGCACCGATCTGGAGACCTCGCGCAAGGTCATCCACAAGGCGATCGACCTCGGCATCACCCTATTCGACACCGCCGACATCTATGCAGGCATGGGCGGCTCCGAGACCGTGCTCGGCACCGTGCTCGGCGACCGCCGCAAGGATATCGTGCTGGCGACGAAGTACGCGAAACCGATGGCGACCGACGGCACCAAGCAGGGCGCCTCGCGCCGCTACATCATGTCCGCGGTCGAGGCCAGCCTGAATCGGCTGAAGACCGATTACATCGATCTCTATCAGCAGCATGAATACGATCCCCTGACGCCGATGGAAGAGACGCTGCGCGCGCTCGACGATCTCGTGCGCCAAGGCAAGGTCCGCTACATCGGCAATTCGAACTTTCCGGCCTGGCGCATCGCGGAGGCCGAAATGATGGCGCGGCAGATGAACGTCAACCGCTTCGTCTCCTGCCAGGATGAATACAGCCTCGTGGTGCGCGGCATCGAGAACGATTTGCTGCCGGCGGCGCAGGAATACAAGCTCGGCCTGCTGCCGTTCTTCCCGCTGGCGAGCGGCCTTCTCACCGGCAAGTACAAGCGCGGCACTGATGCCCCCGCCGACACGCGCTTCGCCAAGGCGCCGGCGCTGAAGGACCGCTACGTCACCGCGCGCAACGAGGATATCGTCGAAAAGCTCCAGACGTTCGCGATGGAGCGCGGCCACACCATGCTCGAACTCGCCTTCTCCTGGCTGGCCCAGCGCCCGCAAGTCGCAAGCGTCATCGCCGGCGCCACCCGCGTCGAACAGGTCGAGCAGAACGTGAAGGCGATCGGCTGGACGCTGAGCGCGGCGGAGATGGCGGAGGTCGATCGGATTACGAATTAG
- a CDS encoding glutathione S-transferase family protein yields the protein MYKLYSMQRSGNSYKVRLALALLNAPYEAIEVDILRGESRTPEFLEKNPSGQVPLLEVAEGRYLAESNAILWYVCGGTSLAPESRVERAEALQWMFFEQHALEPNIGAAYFWLSLVKGGRDLQTHALEDWMERGYAALQVMENHLKTRAYFAAGQLTVADIALYGYTHVADRCDYDLATFPAIRAWLRRVEQTPGFVTMDWQPVDDQADVAAGA from the coding sequence ATGTACAAGCTCTACTCGATGCAGCGCTCCGGCAACAGCTACAAGGTCCGCCTTGCGCTGGCGCTGCTCAACGCGCCCTATGAGGCAATCGAGGTCGACATTCTCCGCGGCGAAAGCCGCACGCCGGAATTTCTGGAGAAGAACCCGAGCGGGCAGGTGCCGCTGTTGGAAGTCGCCGAAGGACGCTACCTCGCCGAGTCCAACGCCATTCTCTGGTATGTTTGCGGCGGCACGTCACTGGCCCCCGAGTCGCGCGTCGAGCGCGCCGAAGCGCTGCAATGGATGTTCTTCGAACAGCACGCGCTGGAGCCCAATATCGGCGCCGCTTATTTCTGGCTGTCGCTGGTCAAGGGCGGCCGCGACCTGCAGACCCATGCGCTGGAGGACTGGATGGAGCGCGGCTATGCCGCGCTTCAGGTGATGGAAAACCATCTCAAGACCCGCGCCTATTTCGCGGCCGGTCAACTCACGGTCGCCGATATCGCACTGTACGGCTACACCCATGTCGCCGACCGCTGCGACTACGACCTCGCGACCTTCCCCGCCATCCGCGCCTGGCTGCGGCGGGTCGAACAGACGCCCGGCTTCGTAACGATGGACTGGCAGCCGGTCGACGACCAGGCCGACGTCGCCGCCGGCGCATAG
- a CDS encoding DMT family protein has translation MPTVSPTLLPILMLFASNIFMTFAWYGHLKFKESPLPMVVLASWGIAFIEYWLAVPANRWGSAVYSAAQLKTMQEVITLVVFACFSVLYLKEPLGWNHALGFLFIAIGAFLIFHKW, from the coding sequence ATGCCCACTGTTTCGCCGACGCTGCTGCCGATCCTGATGCTGTTTGCTTCCAACATCTTCATGACCTTTGCCTGGTACGGCCATCTGAAATTCAAGGAAAGCCCATTGCCAATGGTGGTGCTGGCGAGCTGGGGGATCGCCTTCATCGAGTACTGGCTGGCGGTGCCGGCCAACCGCTGGGGCAGCGCGGTGTACTCGGCGGCGCAGCTCAAGACCATGCAGGAAGTGATCACGCTGGTGGTGTTCGCCTGCTTCTCGGTGCTCTATCTGAAGGAGCCGCTGGGGTGGAATCACGCACTCGGCTTTCTCTTCATCGCGATCGGCGCGTTTTTGATCTTTCACAAATGGTGA
- a CDS encoding PQQ-dependent sugar dehydrogenase, translated as MKTPVGLVTVALTVAILLAVSFLIATGTRGEEPAFDSSAGELEVRTIARGLVNPWALAFLPNGTMLVTERPGRMRLVSAEGQVSPPLKGVPDVWASGQGGLHDVVTDKSFAQNRTIYFCYAERTAGGGRTTAARAKLSDDNGRLDEVKIIFRQQGPLSSGNHYGCRIAQADDGNLFVALGDHFTYRDQAQNLGNHLGKLIRIAPDGSVPPGNPFAGRTDAKPEIWSYGHRNVQALAINPASGEPWEIEHGPRGGDEVNVVGKGKNYGWPVIGYGIDYSGAKIHESTAKDGMEQPLKYWVPSIAPSGMAFYTGKLFPKWNGSLFTGALRGAMLVRLTLNGNAVTSEERLLQNLHERIRDVRQGPDGALWLLTDSSNGRVLRVAPAVK; from the coding sequence ATGAAGACACCCGTCGGCCTTGTGACCGTCGCCTTGACGGTAGCGATCCTGCTCGCCGTCTCCTTCCTGATCGCCACCGGCACTCGCGGCGAAGAGCCGGCGTTTGACTCGTCGGCGGGCGAACTCGAGGTGCGCACCATTGCGAGGGGCCTCGTCAATCCGTGGGCGCTGGCATTCCTGCCCAATGGAACGATGCTGGTGACCGAGCGTCCCGGCCGCATGCGCCTCGTCAGCGCGGAGGGCCAGGTTTCGCCGCCGCTCAAGGGCGTGCCTGACGTGTGGGCCTCAGGCCAGGGCGGCCTGCACGATGTCGTCACCGACAAATCCTTTGCGCAGAACCGGACCATCTATTTCTGTTACGCCGAACGGACCGCGGGTGGCGGCCGCACCACGGCTGCGCGCGCGAAACTGAGCGACGACAATGGCCGTCTCGACGAGGTCAAGATCATCTTCCGCCAGCAGGGCCCGCTATCGTCAGGCAATCATTATGGCTGCCGCATCGCGCAGGCCGACGACGGCAATCTGTTCGTGGCGCTCGGCGATCACTTCACCTATCGCGACCAGGCGCAGAATCTCGGCAATCATCTCGGCAAGCTGATCCGCATCGCGCCCGACGGATCGGTACCCCCAGGCAATCCGTTCGCCGGCCGCACTGATGCCAAGCCGGAAATCTGGAGTTACGGGCACCGCAACGTGCAGGCGCTCGCAATCAATCCGGCGAGCGGCGAGCCCTGGGAAATCGAGCACGGACCGCGCGGCGGCGACGAGGTCAATGTCGTCGGCAAGGGCAAGAATTACGGCTGGCCGGTGATCGGCTACGGCATCGATTATTCCGGCGCGAAAATCCACGAGAGCACGGCCAAGGACGGCATGGAGCAGCCGCTCAAATATTGGGTGCCTTCTATCGCGCCGTCAGGCATGGCCTTCTACACCGGAAAGCTGTTTCCGAAATGGAACGGCAGCCTGTTTACCGGCGCGCTGCGCGGCGCAATGTTGGTGCGGCTGACGCTAAACGGCAACGCGGTGACGTCGGAGGAACGCCTGCTGCAGAACCTGCACGAGCGTATCAGGGACGTCCGTCAGGGGCCGGACGGCGCGCTGTGGCTGCTCACAGATAGCTCGAACGGACGGGTATTGCGGGTGGCGCCGGCGGTGAAATGA
- a CDS encoding HAD family hydrolase, producing the protein MIGKWNVSAVLLDMDGTLLDTERVYFDSLVAALTAHGFTDDAVTLCQAMVGLPGPECEAMLLARYGDGFPLAEVSRAFVSNRNEILGAGLPLKSGAIELLDALRAAECPMAIVTSSSLRTANAHLKLAGIRHRFETLLTRDDVARGKPNPDLYLLAASRFGLKPEACVAVEDSNHGVTAAHAAGAITIMVPDMVTPTQESRARCAAVVPDLNAVLAILRERGALARSR; encoded by the coding sequence GTGATCGGGAAATGGAACGTCAGCGCTGTCCTGCTCGACATGGACGGCACGCTGCTCGACACCGAACGGGTCTATTTCGACAGCCTGGTCGCGGCACTCACCGCGCATGGGTTCACTGACGACGCCGTAACGCTGTGCCAGGCGATGGTCGGCCTGCCCGGGCCGGAATGCGAGGCCATGCTGCTCGCGCGCTACGGGGATGGCTTTCCGCTTGCGGAGGTCTCCCGCGCCTTCGTCAGCAACCGCAATGAAATTCTCGGCGCAGGCTTGCCGCTGAAGAGCGGCGCGATCGAACTGCTGGATGCGCTGCGGGCGGCCGAATGTCCGATGGCGATCGTCACCTCCTCGTCGCTGCGCACGGCGAATGCGCATCTTAAGCTCGCGGGTATCCGCCACCGTTTCGAAACGCTGCTGACCCGCGACGACGTCGCCCGCGGCAAGCCCAATCCCGACCTCTATCTGCTCGCGGCGTCGCGGTTCGGCCTGAAGCCGGAGGCTTGCGTGGCCGTGGAGGATTCAAACCACGGCGTGACCGCCGCGCATGCCGCGGGCGCAATTACCATCATGGTGCCCGACATGGTGACGCCGACCCAAGAGTCGCGGGCGCGATGCGCGGCGGTGGTGCCGGATCTGAATGCGGTGCTGGCAATACTGCGCGAGCGTGGCGCGTTAGCGCGTAGCCGCTAG
- a CDS encoding DUF992 domain-containing protein: protein MRLLTLTLAAAALIAPIASADAAPPVRAGILQCQGGQNVGFVVGSVTSLECVFRSEGRRPEPYIAKVQRIGLDLGVTEQTQLSWAVSAPNSRLGRGELAGSYGGVGANASIGVGGGGNFLVGGPANAYALQPISLQGQTGLNVAAGIAGLELQPVQFGPRRHHRRHHRRG, encoded by the coding sequence ATGCGACTCCTGACATTGACACTCGCCGCGGCGGCACTGATCGCGCCGATCGCAAGCGCCGACGCGGCGCCGCCGGTTCGCGCCGGCATCCTGCAATGTCAGGGCGGCCAGAATGTGGGCTTCGTGGTCGGTTCGGTGACGAGCCTCGAATGCGTGTTCCGCAGCGAAGGCCGCCGGCCTGAACCCTACATCGCCAAGGTGCAGCGCATCGGTCTCGATCTCGGCGTCACCGAGCAGACCCAGTTGTCGTGGGCGGTCAGTGCGCCGAACAGCCGGCTCGGGCGCGGCGAACTCGCCGGCAGCTATGGTGGCGTCGGCGCCAATGCATCGATCGGCGTCGGCGGCGGCGGCAACTTCCTGGTGGGTGGTCCGGCGAATGCCTACGCGCTGCAGCCGATCAGCCTGCAAGGCCAGACCGGATTGAACGTCGCCGCCGGCATCGCCGGCCTCGAGCTGCAACCGGTGCAGTTCGGCCCGCGCCGGCACCATCGCCGACATCACCGCCGCGGTTGA
- a CDS encoding DpnI domain-containing protein: MKLGFEESQLSYTSGSQSARAWTEAWVKAWAYCPHCGNAKISSFPNNSPLADFFCQSCKEEFELKSQKGRFGTRVVDGAFKTKCERLAASNNPNLLLMNYDLKSLAVVNLFIVPKHFFVREIIEERKPLAPTARRAGWIGSNILLSRIPDSGKIHIIQNSVVRAKELVLADWQKTLFLRNESPETRGWLLDVMKCVESLGKRDFALDEVYAFERHLGDLYPGNQNVRPKIRQQLQYLRDRGFIEFVSRGNYRLRH; encoded by the coding sequence ATGAAACTCGGCTTTGAAGAGTCCCAATTGTCCTACACAAGCGGCTCGCAAAGCGCCCGCGCCTGGACAGAAGCTTGGGTGAAGGCTTGGGCCTACTGCCCGCACTGCGGCAACGCCAAGATTTCGTCCTTTCCCAACAACTCCCCTCTCGCCGATTTCTTTTGCCAATCCTGCAAAGAGGAATTCGAACTCAAAAGTCAGAAAGGCAGATTCGGAACGCGAGTCGTCGATGGCGCGTTCAAGACCAAGTGCGAACGCCTTGCCGCCAGCAACAATCCGAATCTGCTTCTGATGAACTACGACCTCAAATCGCTTGCGGTCGTGAACCTGTTCATCGTGCCGAAGCACTTCTTCGTCCGGGAGATCATTGAGGAGCGAAAGCCGCTGGCACCCACTGCGCGACGGGCCGGCTGGATCGGCTCCAACATCCTGCTTAGTCGAATTCCAGACTCCGGCAAGATACATATCATCCAGAACAGCGTTGTTCGCGCGAAAGAACTCGTCCTCGCCGATTGGCAGAAGACACTCTTCCTCAGAAACGAATCCCCGGAAACGCGCGGCTGGTTGCTGGATGTGATGAAGTGCGTGGAGTCGCTTGGCAAGCGGGACTTCGCCCTTGACGAGGTCTATGCTTTCGAACGGCACCTCGGAGATCTCTATCCCGGCAACCAGAACGTCAGGCCAAAGATACGGCAGCAGCTTCAATATTTGCGGGATCGCGGGTTTATTGAATTCGTTTCGCGCGGGAATTATCGTTTGCGACACTAG
- a CDS encoding PAS-domain containing protein, with translation MQLDWRAISGPALTTATAMIAFVVDRHFVAVPNPAPLFVCIVAFAASISGIVSGIASAIIAVASSALFFLNHRATPGYDMSDLARMLLLAATAGGTALITGLLRKTWVDAFAWEKKHHATAERLSAALDQVDIGIVLLDSATRAEFINRAFRDYFKLSDEQADSKPPFIALMYHGRDTGAWQLPEDELSAFIAKRTEMIRTGDSTPINLDLADGQVLRFTCTALPDGGRMLSYTPVTDLVRHTDDPGSAEYYRALRGSHRSLAKHLGAAE, from the coding sequence ATGCAGTTAGACTGGCGCGCAATCTCCGGTCCGGCTCTCACGACAGCGACGGCGATGATCGCCTTCGTTGTCGACCGACACTTCGTTGCAGTCCCCAATCCCGCGCCGCTGTTCGTCTGCATCGTCGCCTTTGCCGCTTCCATCAGCGGCATCGTCTCCGGCATAGCCAGCGCCATCATAGCGGTGGCGTCATCAGCGCTGTTCTTCCTCAACCACCGCGCTACGCCCGGTTACGACATGTCCGACCTGGCGCGCATGCTGCTGCTGGCGGCGACTGCCGGCGGCACCGCGTTGATCACCGGCTTGTTGCGGAAAACATGGGTCGATGCGTTCGCGTGGGAGAAGAAGCATCACGCTACCGCGGAGCGCCTGTCGGCCGCGCTCGATCAGGTCGATATCGGCATCGTGCTGCTCGATTCCGCCACCCGCGCCGAATTCATCAACCGCGCGTTCCGCGATTATTTCAAGCTGTCCGACGAGCAGGCCGACAGCAAGCCGCCCTTCATTGCGCTGATGTATCACGGCCGCGACACCGGCGCCTGGCAACTGCCGGAGGACGAGTTGAGCGCCTTCATTGCCAAGCGCACCGAGATGATACGAACAGGCGATTCCACGCCGATCAACCTCGATCTCGCGGATGGACAGGTGCTGCGCTTCACCTGCACGGCGCTTCCCGACGGCGGACGCATGCTGAGCTACACGCCGGTCACCGACCTCGTTCGCCACACCGACGATCCCGGCAGCGCGGAGTATTATCGCGCGCTGCGCGGCAGCCATCGCAGTCTCGCGAAGCACCTCGGCGCCGCGGAGTAG